A single genomic interval of Magnetococcales bacterium harbors:
- a CDS encoding DUF3124 domain-containing protein — protein sequence MFRLAPTLLLLVALTLCQTVRAEEPRLSTGQTLYVPVYSHILHGNLDSDGIPSKLLLSSMLSIRNINAKHHLTITGVRYYDTSGKLLTNYLKEPVTLAPMGSLEYFVEHRERRGGPGANFVVDWKAPLAVNPPITESVNAYFFGNHTLAFSSRGEEILPVPETTP from the coding sequence ATGTTTCGCCTTGCCCCGACACTGCTGCTTCTCGTCGCGCTGACCCTCTGCCAGACCGTCCGTGCCGAGGAACCCCGTCTCTCCACGGGCCAAACCCTCTATGTTCCGGTTTACAGCCACATTCTGCACGGCAACCTGGACAGCGACGGCATTCCCTCCAAACTGCTGCTCTCCTCCATGCTCTCCATCCGCAACATCAACGCCAAACACCACCTGACCATCACCGGCGTGCGTTACTACGATACCTCCGGCAAGCTGCTGACCAACTATCTCAAGGAACCGGTCACCCTGGCCCCCATGGGCTCTTTGGAATATTTCGTGGAACACAGGGAGCGCCGTGGCGGACCGGGGGCCAACTTCGTGGTAGACTGGAAAGCACCCCTTGCCGTCAATCCGCCCATCACCGAATCGGTCAACGCCTACTTCTTCGGCAACCACACCTTGGCCTTCTCCAGCCGGGGCGAAGAGATCCTGCCCGTCCCCGAAACCACTCCCTGA